Proteins encoded within one genomic window of Alphaproteobacteria bacterium:
- a CDS encoding Rieske 2Fe-2S domain-containing protein — protein MSDRVRPLILCRLDEIPEGEGRGFTLGQGSEQTLIAVFRQGKRVHGYVNSCPHVGTPLDLIPDRFMTYDKRHILCATHGARFRVYDGFCFAGPCHGQRLEPVPVGIADGMVILGGGTGSAARA, from the coding sequence ATGAGCGATCGCGTCCGTCCCCTGATCCTCTGCCGGCTCGATGAGATCCCCGAGGGCGAGGGGCGCGGCTTTACCCTCGGCCAAGGGTCCGAGCAGACACTTATCGCAGTCTTCCGCCAGGGCAAGCGGGTCCACGGCTACGTGAACAGTTGTCCCCATGTGGGCACACCCCTCGACCTGATCCCGGATCGCTTCATGACCTACGACAAGCGTCACATTCTTTGCGCAACCCACGGCGCACGGTTTCGCGTCTATGACGGCTTTTGCTTCGCCGGCCCCTGCCATGGCCAGCGCCTCGAGCCGGTACCTGTCGGGATCGCGGACGGCATGGTGATTCTTGGCGGCGGTACGGGATCAGCGGCACGGGCTTGA
- the tsaD gene encoding tRNA (adenosine(37)-N6)-threonylcarbamoyltransferase complex transferase subunit TsaD yields MIILGIETSCDETAAAVVRDDRKVLAERLLSQAEAHRPYGGIVPEIAARAHLEHIDRLVAEAMDEAGLGFGQLDGVAATGGPGLIGGVIVGVMTGKAIAAVTGKPFLAINHLEGHALSARLVEDAAFPYLLLLVSGGHCQLLAVEGVGRYRRLGTTVDDAAGEAFDKCAKLLGLGYPGGAALEDAARAGNPKRFSLPRPLLGRPGCDFSFSGLKTAVRMAIESRLTGSAELDRQDVADLAASFQAAIADVLADRTAKALKTFRHHHADANTLVVAGGVAANRTLRHRLERVAGEAGFRFLAPPPRLCTDNAAMIAWAGVERLKLGLIDRLDFAPRPRWPLDPDAPAAIGAGVKA; encoded by the coding sequence ATGATCATCCTGGGCATCGAGACAAGCTGCGACGAGACGGCGGCGGCCGTCGTGCGCGACGACCGCAAAGTGCTGGCCGAGCGGCTTCTCTCCCAGGCCGAGGCGCATCGTCCCTATGGCGGCATCGTGCCCGAGATCGCGGCACGCGCGCACCTCGAACATATCGATCGCCTGGTGGCGGAGGCGATGGACGAGGCGGGCCTCGGTTTCGGCCAGCTCGACGGCGTCGCCGCGACCGGCGGCCCCGGTCTCATCGGCGGCGTCATCGTCGGCGTCATGACGGGAAAGGCGATTGCGGCGGTCACCGGCAAGCCTTTTCTCGCGATAAACCATCTCGAGGGTCACGCGCTTTCGGCACGTCTTGTCGAGGATGCGGCATTTCCCTATCTCCTGCTCCTCGTCTCGGGCGGGCATTGCCAGCTCTTGGCCGTCGAGGGCGTCGGGCGATATCGCCGGCTCGGCACGACGGTCGACGACGCGGCGGGCGAGGCGTTCGACAAATGCGCGAAGCTCCTCGGCCTCGGCTACCCCGGGGGTGCCGCACTCGAAGACGCCGCACGGGCGGGGAATCCGAAGCGCTTTTCGCTGCCGCGCCCGCTTCTGGGGCGGCCCGGATGCGATTTTTCTTTCTCCGGTCTCAAGACCGCGGTGCGAATGGCCATCGAGTCCCGCCTCACCGGCAGCGCCGAGCTCGACCGGCAAGACGTGGCCGACCTCGCCGCGAGCTTCCAGGCTGCCATTGCCGACGTGCTCGCCGACCGGACCGCAAAGGCGCTCAAGACGTTCCGTCATCACCATGCCGATGCGAATACACTTGTCGTCGCGGGTGGCGTTGCCGCTAACCGTACCCTGCGCCACCGGCTCGAACGCGTCGCGGGCGAAGCCGGCTTCCGCTTCCTCGCACCGCCGCCGCGGCTTTGCACGGACAATGCCGCGATGATTGCGTGGGCGGGCGTCGAGCGTCTGAAGCTCGGCCTCATCGATCGGCTCGACTTTGCGCCGCGGCCGCGTTGGCCGCTCGACCCGGACGCCCCCGCGGCGATTGGCGCCGGCGTGAAGGCGTGA
- a CDS encoding NAD(P)H-dependent glycerol-3-phosphate dehydrogenase, with product MAGKIQRIGIVGAGAWGTALSFVVRRAGHEAMLWAYEPEVVEAINGHHENPLYLSGVALDPTVRATGSLAEIAKADALLLVTPAQALRSIATRLAPHIGAGTPVVICAKGIEQRTGALLSEVAVECLPAIPLAVLSGPSFASEVARGLPAALTLACRDKAMGERLVAAIGSARFRPYLSDDLAGAEIGGAVKNVIAIACGIVAGCGLGDNARAALITRGLAEMARLGIAKGARPETFMGLSGLGDLTLTCNGAQSRNFSLGAALGEGRKLDDVLAERRSVAEGVTTAVSAVELAKKLGVEMPISTAVHVILHRGASIDDTVAKLLARPFKNERLQS from the coding sequence ATGGCCGGGAAAATTCAACGAATCGGTATTGTGGGCGCCGGCGCCTGGGGTACGGCCCTATCGTTCGTCGTGCGCCGGGCCGGACATGAGGCGATGCTCTGGGCCTATGAACCGGAGGTCGTCGAAGCCATCAATGGCCATCACGAAAATCCGCTCTACCTTTCCGGGGTGGCACTCGATCCAACGGTGCGCGCCACGGGCTCGCTTGCGGAAATCGCGAAGGCCGATGCGCTCCTGCTCGTAACACCCGCCCAGGCGCTGCGCTCGATCGCGACCCGATTGGCGCCGCATATCGGGGCGGGAACGCCGGTCGTGATCTGCGCCAAGGGAATCGAACAGCGCACCGGCGCCTTGCTCAGCGAAGTCGCGGTCGAGTGCCTACCGGCAATACCGCTCGCGGTCCTTTCGGGGCCAAGCTTTGCATCGGAGGTCGCACGCGGATTGCCGGCTGCATTGACGCTTGCCTGCCGCGACAAGGCCATGGGTGAGCGTCTCGTGGCCGCGATCGGCAGTGCGAGGTTTCGACCGTATCTGAGCGACGATCTTGCCGGTGCCGAAATCGGCGGCGCCGTCAAGAACGTGATCGCGATCGCCTGCGGCATCGTGGCGGGATGCGGCCTCGGCGACAATGCGCGCGCAGCCCTCATCACACGGGGACTTGCCGAAATGGCCCGCCTCGGCATCGCGAAAGGTGCGCGTCCCGAGACGTTCATGGGGCTCTCGGGCCTCGGCGACCTCACGCTCACCTGCAACGGGGCGCAATCGCGGAATTTCTCCCTGGGCGCAGCGCTTGGAGAAGGACGCAAGCTCGACGATGTTCTCGCCGAGCGCCGCTCGGTCGCGGAGGGAGTCACAACCGCAGTCTCGGCGGTCGAGCTCGCGAAAAAACTCGGTGTCGAGATGCCCATCTCTACGGCCGTTCACGTAATCCTGCATCGGGGTGCCTCGATCGACGACACCGTCGCCAAGCTTTTGGCGCGCCCTTTCAAGAATGAGCGACTGCAGAGTTAG
- a CDS encoding EVE domain-containing protein encodes MAHWLFKSEPEEFSWDDLVAKGSTGWDGVRNYQASNNMKAMKIGERGFFYHSGDERRIVGIAEVCALYHPDPTDPTGRFGMVDLKPVMPAERPVTLAEIKAEPRLGNLALVRQSRLSVVPIGAEEWRILCKMAGVKP; translated from the coding sequence GTGGCGCACTGGCTTTTCAAATCGGAACCCGAGGAGTTCTCCTGGGACGATCTCGTGGCGAAAGGGTCGACCGGTTGGGACGGCGTGCGCAATTACCAAGCCTCCAACAATATGAAGGCCATGAAGATCGGCGAGCGCGGCTTTTTCTATCACTCGGGCGACGAGAGGCGCATCGTCGGCATCGCCGAGGTGTGCGCGCTCTATCATCCCGACCCGACCGACCCCACGGGCCGCTTTGGCATGGTCGACCTGAAGCCGGTAATGCCGGCCGAAAGGCCCGTGACGCTCGCCGAGATCAAGGCCGAGCCGCGGCTCGGCAACCTCGCCCTCGTCCGCCAATCGCGCCTTTCGGTCGTGCCCATCGGGGCGGAGGAGTGGCGAATCCTCTGCAAAATGGCGGGTGTGAAGCCCTAG